A stretch of Besnoitia besnoiti strain Bb-Ger1 chromosome V, whole genome shotgun sequence DNA encodes these proteins:
- a CDS encoding rhoptry kinase family protein ROP11 (incomplete catalytic triad) (encoded by transcript BESB_059140) yields MVKSESWRLALVALCGVVVQAQGSTAYSGKKRLSSFELQLEGTPSASLRGHGAFQSAAAFVGLRELAEGAAGAAMALPAGPVDVLMTRVDNRGKQGVRRMAAALPPSEVSLLVFPRFRRLLDSIIPEGSRFDVQATHVLGNPLPDVFLSFVREAVIATGTRSVVTRALPVPHTTRPERSQSGIRNLHSRFWRWLTDRRTVRVALKFFVVPVRGRVAAPATEQSIATTLEQVRQQQLLIPELLAPRVTTHEEIRSVWGFAVPTMMGRIPGMAEYLTVDDHGNALLNFVMQLPLERCDLHHIQRSDRREGVDGYVVKRILQLASSLATIGVVHMDLRDENILVAEDGELLLSGFHRAVTVGTRVQCSSFLREPSVAPEIAFCAVSLPGDTIVASRGQDAWSVGMLLLQWLCGNIFYHHWLGHFDSLRISQHLADLHRRFQSSGDQQRAHPVPIDWLRCRKPLSEQMKSIIESLLDLNPRTRARPQSLIAAHFSSSS; encoded by the coding sequence ATGGTGAAAAGCGAGAGCTGGCGCCTCGCGTTGGTGGCACTGTGTGGCGTCGTCGTGCAGGCGCAAGGCAGCACTGCCTACAGTGGCAAGAAGCGCCTCTCTAGCTTTGAGTTGCAACTGGAAGGCACACCGAGCGCGTCATTAAGGGGGCATGGAGCTTTTCAGAGCGCCGCTGCATTTGTTGGGCTTCGCGAATTGGCTGAAGGAGCTGCCGGAGCGGCGATGGCACTCCCCGCGGGCCCTGTAGATGTGCTTATGACGCGTGTAGACAATAGGGGGAAGCAGGGTGTACGCCGAATGGCTGCCGCTCTACCGCCAAGTGAAGTTagtctcctcgtcttccctcGTTTCAGAAGGTTACTTGATTCCATTATCCCGGAAGGGTCCCGGTTTGATGTCCAGGCTACGCACGTCCTTGGAAATCCTCTCCCTGATGTGTTCTTGTCATTCGTTCGGGAGGCGGTCATCGCTACAGGAACGCGCTCAGTTGTGACCCGGGCGTTGCCGGTGCCTCACACGACAAGGCCAGAACGTTCCCAGAGTGGGATCCGCAACCTTCATTCGCGTTTCTGGCGGTGGCTAACGGACAGACGCACCGTACGCGTGGCGCTGAAGTTCTTTGTGGTGCCTGTTCGCGGCAGggtggcggcgcccgccacggAACAGTCAATTGCGACGACGTTGGAGCAAGTACGTCAGCAGCAACTCCTGATTCCCGAGTTGCTGGCCCCTCGCGTGACCACCCACGAAGAAATCCGCTCGGTCTGGGGCTTCGCGGTTCCGACGATGATGGGGCGAATCCCTGGAATGGCGGAATATCTTACGGTAGATGACCACGGCAACGCGCTACTGAACTTTGTCATGCAACTACCTCTAGAGAGATGCGATCTGCATCATATTCAGCGCTCCGATCGTCGTGAAGGTGTGGACGGGTATGTAGTCAAACGCATCTTACAACTCGCCTCGAGCCTGGCGACGATAGGTGTTGTTCATATGGATCTACGTGACGAAAATATTCTTGTCGCGGAAGACGGGGAGCTTCTCCTGAGTGGCTTCCATAGAGCCGTGACTGTGGGAACCCGAGTGCAGTGTTCCAGCTTTTTGCGTGAGCCCTCCGTCGCGCCAGAGATTGCGTTCTGTGCGGTGAGCCTTCCAGGGGACACTATCGTCGCGAGCCGAGGGCAGGACGCGTGGTCAGTGGGaatgctgctgctgcagtggCTCTGCGGAAACATTTTCTATCACCATTGGCTGGGTCACTTCGACTCGCTTCGCATATCTCAGCACCTCGCCGACTTGCACAGGCGCTTTCAATCCAGCGGCGATCAGCAGAGGGCACACCCGGTGCCCATCGACTGGCTACGCTGCAGAAAACCGCTTAGCGAACAAATGAAGTCCATCATTGAATCCCTCCTCGACCTCAATCCCAGAACGAGGGCCCGACCGCAGAGTCTGATCGCGGCTCATTTCTCTTCAAGCTCGTAG
- a CDS encoding EF hand domain-containing protein (encoded by transcript BESB_059150), which yields MAGSFQSPPFPSVGFDFASSAPDLAFPSASFSAPSLLDASSQPFPSASTTTVDLAASSPVYASGGGAPELSSSFLPSSLAAGPGLGGAAELMSSAAGLSPACFSSAASAAADAALAGLPPFPSAASPSAAAAPLQRLTLSPQEVDAYMQFWRAAGGLSPDSAASVLEGPAAAAFLESSGLDRSLLHEVWRLADVKNAGNLDVESFACACRLVAHAQNGFPVSAEAIALEPAALPQFAKASFAAAASSGAEDPSAGGLPSSLFDLAQSAALAGAFSSPTSGDGGTAGLYAATPEELHRYAQVFADTDTNQDSFIEGEEARTAFQASGALLLGDVTGFLSSSGGTLSSGPGPAPPAVGGPGLSPSRERAAASPSPSPSPLEGTGAGDAGWGSFGFDAQTSFEKDSDPLGPANAFPLPDEDEAPLEKKEKKKSSASSRRSSRSRAKDSGDDEDREERSARGFGAKEGDQGEEEDAPLSFGDRVSAAKAKKKGETERRGPKRSPARQGGGGRRSADDDEGDAKASARRDGKEAGRGDRDASGALRPFGGEGPSLEEKWLARRRERVSAKRAATGAPGPCEESEEERTLALLESVVETDKRLSEILRSEVDGDAEEIEEVRELRVLLETELLAEKKELARQIDRKRDFALQLEDEKIKLEQLKEERRKIEFERLGIERDLAHYMEELLFLRGQVDDMQRDIDSLHQTNQTLLAAHRHQQIQAQNLHATRLQAQEQLKSEREALQKEEREIAELKTLLSRMRREKSEAQSQNAVIHERIRQADQDKSIQFAAIDATRLQAAAVRDDRLQVLQQKQKILGDLNQVAQQTVFGLQRPSARTALPGSAPVETRATVRRDAKGVPAGATASGANLQVLSSRQPVESSPSHWTLFSSLPPRPHASSSAVLGTRGLEAFSDERSTGRHWSRVSPVSAEDARRRFAAVVSTREAYELGGDRGGGGRLARAAMGGGAFSESAFARDLETRGVEALLGIESVKSDGERNYSRTSDGVEQRRHGERHLALHHRESSRLSRRGFDSGAEEDRRRTELSTESDGAVHSRGFPPRDDARSLREGRAGNEDLGQGRSEKKEDKDKARTGSSSSRRSKTSKKKSAQEAHALENGSFSADFLRADSTAAYRRRGRDDEGKKEFDGESVAGEEGLLSGVDTPSFGARSASLLGGPAAVSL from the exons ATGGCGGGCTCGTTTCAGTCGCCGCCGTTCCCTTCGGTGGGGTTCGACTTTGCCTCGTCAGCGCCGGATCTCGCGTTTCCATCTGCctcgttctctgcgccgtcgctgctcgACGCGTCTTCCCAGCCCTTTCCCTCggcctcgacgacgacggtAGACcttgctgcctcctcgcctgtctACGCGTctgggggcggcgcgccagagctctcttcctccttcctcccttCTTCGCTGGCCGCTGGACCGGGGCTTGGGGGCGCGGCCGAGCTGAtgagctccgcggcggggctgTCGCCGGCGTGCTTCTCTtcggcagcctccgcggcggcagacgccgcgctggctgGGCTCCCGCCGTttccgtccgccgcctcgccctctgcggcggcggcgccgctccagcgcctcacgctctcgccgcaggaggTTGACGCGTACATGCAGTTCTGGCGGGCAGCCGGCGGCCTGAGCCCGGACTCGGCTGCCTCCGTGCTCGagggccccgccgccgcggccttcctcgagAGCTCGGGACTGGACCGGAGTCTGCTCCACGAGgtctggcgcctcgccgacgtCAAGAACGCCGGAAACCTCGACGTCGAgagcttcgcctgcgcctgccgcctcgtcgcgcacgcgcagaacGGCTTTCcggtctccgcggaggcCATTGCCCTCGAGCCCGCGGCTCTGCCTCAGTTCGCGAAGGCCTctttcgccgccgcagcgtcgagCGGGGCCGAAGACCccagcgcgggcggcctgcCCTCGTCCCTCTTCGATCTCGCtcagagcgccgcgctcgcgggcgcgttcTCGAGCCCAACGAGCGGCGACGGGGGGACCGCTGGGCTCtacgccgcgacgccggaaGAGCTGCATAGATACGCGCAGGTCTTCGCCGACACAGACACGAATCAGGACAGCTTCatcgaaggcgaggaggcgcgcacg GCCTTCcaggcctccggcgccctcCTTCTCGGCGACGTCACCGGCTTCCTCAGCTCCTCGGGGGGGACGCTCTCCAGCGGCCCtggccccgcgccgcctgcggttGGAGGCCCCGGCCTCTCTccgagccgcgagcgcgcggcggcgagcccgagCCCGAGCCCGAGCCCGCTGGAGGGgaccggcgccggcgacgccggctgGGGCTCCTTCGGCttcgacgcgcagacgagcttCGAGAAGGACAGCGACCCGCTGGGGCCGGCGAACGCGTTTCCGCTTCCCGAtgaagacgaggcgcctctggagaagaaggagaagaaaaagtcctcggcgagctcgcggcggagctcgagaagccgcgcaaaggacagcggagacgacgaggatagggaggagcgcagcgcgcgcgggtTCGGCGCCAAAGAGGGCGAccagggcgaagaggaggacgcgccgcttTCCTTCGGGGATCGCGTGAGCGCCGCtaaggcgaagaagaaaggcgagacCGAGCGGCGCGGTCCGAAGCGCAGTccggcgcggcagggcgggggaggccgtcgcagcgcagacgatgacgaaggcgacgcgaaggcgtccgcgaggcgcgacggaaAGGAGGCgggccgcggcgacagagacgcctcaggcgcgctgcggccgttcggcggcgagggcccTTCGCTGGAAGAGAAGTGGctggcgagaagaagagaacgcgtgtcggcgaagcgcgccgccACAGGGGCGCCCGGGCCCTGCGAAGAGTCTGAGGAGGAGCGCacgctcgccctcctcgaaAGCGTCGTGGAG ACCGACAAGCGTCTGTCAGAGATCCTGCGGTCGGAggtcgacggcgacgccgaggagatcGAGGAGGTacgcgagctgcgcgtgtTGCTTGAGACCGAGCTGCtcgccgagaagaaggagctcgCCCGACAGATTGACAGAAAACGCGACTTCGCGCTCCAGctcgaagacgagaagaTCAAGCTCGAGCAACTcaaggaagaaagaagaaag ATTGAATTCGAGAGGCTGGGCATCGAGCGCGATCTCGCGCACTACATGGAGGAGCTCTTGTTTCTTCGCGGACAGGTCGACGACATGCAGCGCGACATCGACAGTCTGCACCAAACGAATCAAactctcctcgcggcccACCGCCATCAGCAGATTCAGGCCCAAAACCTGCACGCGACGCGGCT GCAAGCACAGGAGCAGCTgaagagcgagcgcgaggcactGCAGAAGGAGGAACGCGAGATCGCGGAGCTCAAG ACGCTACTGAGCCGCatgcgaagagagaagagcgaggcgcagtcGCAAAACGCCGTCATCCACGAGCGCATTCGACAG GCGGATCAAGACAAGTCGATTCAGTTCGCGGCCATcgacgcgacgcgcctccaaGCCGCCGCTGTGCGCGACGACCGGCTTCAGGTTCTTCAACAGAAACAGAAGATTTTGGGGGATCTGAATCAAGTCGCTCAG CAAACGGTATTTGGACTCCAgcgcccctccgcgcggACGGCCCTCCCCGGGTCGGCGCCGGTGGAGACTCGCGCGACGGTGCGGCGCGATGCGAAGGGCGTCCCAGCGGGCGCCACAGCTTCGGGCGCCAACTTGCAAgtcctctcttcgcggcaGCCTGTCGAG tcttcgccttcgcactGGACTTTGTTTTCAtcgctgccgccccgcccgcacgcgtcgtcgtctgcggtGCTGGGCactcgcggcctcgaggcctTTTCTGACGAGAGGTCCACGGGTCGCCACTGGAGTCGGGTGTCTCCGGTCTccgccgaggacgcgcggcggcgcttcgcggccgttgtctccacgcgcgaggcctacgagctcggcggcgaccgcggcgggggcgggcgcctcgcgcgcgccgcgatgGGAGGCGGAGCCTTCAGCGAGTCTGCGTTCGCGCGAGACctcgagacgcgcggcgtcgaggcgctccTGGGCATCGAGAGCGTCAAGTCTGACGGCGAGCGAAACTACTCGAGAACG AGCGACGGTgtcgagcagcggcgccacggAGAACGTCACTTGGCGCTGCACCACCGGGAGTCGAGCCGCCTCTCGCGAAGAGGTTTCG ACtcgggcgcagaggaagatcGCCGCCGCACGGAGTTGTCGACTGAGAGCGACGGAGCAGTCCACTCCCGCGGCTTCCCTccccgcgacgacgcgcgaagTCTCAGAGAGGGCAGGGCGGGGAACGAGGACCTGGGGCAGGGCCGCAgtgagaaaaaagaggacAAGGACAAGGCGCGGACGGGCTCGTCCTCCAGTCGCCGGAGCAAGACCTCCAAGAAGAAATCGGCTCAAGAG GCGCACGCGCTCGAGAACGGAAGTTTTAGCGCAGATTTTTTGCGTGCGGACAGCACGGCGGCCTacaggcgccgagggcgggaCGATGAAGGCAAGAAGGAGttcgacggcgagagcgtagccggcgaagaagggctCCTTTCAG GCGTGGACACGCCGTCCTTCGGTGCGCGGTCAGCCAGCCTTCTAGGCGGCCCGGCCGCGGTTTCACTTTGA